A portion of the Mycobacteriales bacterium genome contains these proteins:
- a CDS encoding peptidoglycan-binding domain-containing protein — MDEPVLRTGSQGDWVYYLQQLLAQAGYDPGGLDGDFGPGTLAAVQAFQRDYGLGVDGVAGPATWAALTGVPADGGAGGGGSDGGGVASDAVPESLVTAGAPATLSEWSDAEKEAFFEGTVSQSDDAGVPEDVPLLAMSDLPSDGGVIA; from the coding sequence ATGGACGAACCGGTTCTGCGTACCGGATCCCAGGGTGACTGGGTGTACTACCTGCAGCAGCTGCTGGCCCAGGCCGGGTACGACCCGGGCGGCCTGGACGGCGACTTCGGTCCCGGCACGCTGGCCGCGGTGCAGGCGTTCCAGCGCGACTACGGGCTCGGCGTCGACGGCGTGGCCGGACCGGCGACCTGGGCCGCGCTCACCGGCGTCCCGGCCGACGGCGGTGCCGGCGGCGGCGGTTCGGACGGCGGCGGGGTCGCCTCCGACGCCGTGCCGGAGTCGCTGGTGACCGCGGGCGCCCCGGCGACCCTCTCGGAGTGGTCGGACGCCGAGAAGGAGGCCTTCTTCGAGGGGACGGTCTCGCAGAGCGACGACGCCGGGGTACCCGAGGACGTGCCCCTGCTGGCCATGAGCGACCTTCCGTCCGATGGGGGTGTCATCGCATGA